A window of Juglans regia cultivar Chandler chromosome 7, Walnut 2.0, whole genome shotgun sequence contains these coding sequences:
- the LOC108989487 gene encoding protein tesmin/TSO1-like CXC 2 isoform X1: MPINNIIEELWELCVGVWGWVFGGGRVRVIPTRKSTPTPAFPLLLESHLLESHCGRRKVTESIERPGHREREREGEVCGGASSLDMDTPERNQIGTPISKFEDSPVFNYINSLSPIKPVKSIHITQTFNPLNFASLPSVFTSPHVNSHKESRFLKRHNCLDPSKPESSSGNGNKIGTNEGTGVDAAQLHDNSAELQENFDSEVSLKVASAQPSSEHSKFVIELPCTLKYDCGSPECGVTLSCDFEIGCMSELVSKSASLIQYGQEASGNGSSEGEVHLSEMCRIGQKKEGMECDWESLISDATDLLIFNSPNNSEAFKGSIQKSTDPRIRFSTSLMSELHQNDIKNLQTMQIVDPIGSGEQYETDNPSAETGEGNELQEIEQTQDNAAESNLSKGMSSHMREQVESEVAECIPYASKAVSNLHRGMRRRCLDFEMAGARRKALGDASNFSSSMLYEKINCYDKQLVAIKPSGDSSRCILPGIGLHLNALATTSKDQKNVKHESLSSGIQLYLPSSTASLHSPTNSQEPLHKSLTSVSAERDTDLAENGVSHVEDASQASAYLVSEELNQNSPKKKRRRLEHAGESESCKRCNCKKSKCLKLYCECFAAGVYCIEPCSCQECFNKPIHEDTVLATRKQIESRNPLAFAPKVIRSSESVTEIGDESSKTPASARHKRGCNCKKSNCLKKYCECYQGGVGCSISCRCEGCKNAFGRKDGCAPIGTEADIEEETDACEMEKAIQKSDIQNNEEQNPATTLPTTPLRLSSQKLGKPNILRSLPKLGRRFQTVPEDEMPEILCGDSSPSTGIKSASPNSKRVSPPHGDFGSSPSRRSGRKLILQSIPSFPSLTPKH; this comes from the exons ATgcctataaataatataatagaagAGCTGTGGGAGCTGTGTGTTGGGGTGTGGGGCTGGGTATTTGGTGGTGGTAGGGTCCGGGTTATCCCCACGAGAAAATCTACTCCCACTCCCGCGTTCCcgcttcttcttgaatctcATCTGCTAGAAAGTCACTGTGGGAGAAGAAAAGTGACAGAGAGTATAGAGAGACCgggacacagagagagagaaagagaaggagagGTATGTGGAGGAGCTTCTTCTCTGGACATGGACACTCCAGAGAGGAACCAGATCGGGACACCCATCTCTAAATTCGAG GATTCACCTGTCTTCAACTATATCAACAGTCTTTCTCCTATCAAGCCAGTTAAGTCCATACATATTACTCAGACGTTCAACCCGCTTAATTTCGCATCTCTTCCTTCTGTTTTCACTTCACCCCATGTCAATTCTCACAAGGAATCTAGGTTCCTGAAAAG ACATAACTGTCTAGATCCGTCAAAACCTGAGTCTTCATCTGGAAATGGAAATAAAATTGGCACAAATGAAGGAACTGGTGTGGATGCGGCTCAGTTGCACGATAACTCGGCTGAGCTACAAGAAAACTTTGATTCAGAGGTTTCACTTAAAGTAGCTTCTGCTCAGCCGTCAAGTGAACATTCAAAGTTTGTGATTGAGCTTCCATGTACCTTGAAATATGATTGTGGTAGTCCTGAATGTGGCGTAACACTTAGTTGTGATTTCGAGATTGGTTGTATGTCGGAATTGGTGAGCAAGTCAGCATCACTTATTCAATATGGCCAAGAGGCCTCCGGAAATGGTTCATCTGAAGGTGAAGTGCATCTATCTGAGATGTGCCGAATTGGCCAAAAGAAAGAAGGGATGGAATGTGATTGGGAGAGTTTAATTTCTGATGCAACTGATCTATTAATCTTTAATTCTCCCAATAACTCAGAAGCTTTTAAAGGGTCAATTCAGAAGTCAACGGACCCCCGAATAAGATTTTCTACTTCTCTTATGTCAGAACTCCATCAAAATGACATTAAAAACTTGCAAACAATGCAAATTGTTGATCCAATTGGTTCTGGTGAGCAGTATGAAACAGATAATCCTTCTGCTGAAACTGGAGAAGGCAATGAGCTTCAGGAAATAGAGCAGACACAGGACAATGCTGCTGAGAGTAATCTGAGTAAGGGTATGTCTAGCCATATGAGGGAGCAAGTGGAGAGTGAGGTGGCAGAATGCATTCCATATGCGTCTAAG GCCGTCTCTAATTTGCACCGTGGTATGCGAAGGCGCTGCCTAGATTTTGAGATGGCAGGAGCTCGTAGGAAGGCCTTAGGTGATGCTTCAAATTTTAGTTCTTCAATGCTATATGAGAAGATTAACTGTTATGATAAGCAGCTGGTTGCAATTAAACCTAGTGGAGATTCCTCTCGGTGCATTCTACCTGGAATTGGTTTGCACTTAAATGCTCTTGCAACAACTTCAAAGGATCAAAAAAATGTAAAGCATGAAAGTTTATCCTCTGGAATACAATTATATTTACCGAGCTCCACTGCTTCATTGCACTCCCCTACAAACAGTCAAGAACCACTTCATAAATCCTTGACCTCAGTCTCTGCTGAGAGAGACACGGATCTTGCTGAAAATGGGGTTTCTCATGTGGAAGATGCATCTCAGGCATCGGCATATTTAGTTAGTGAAGAGCTCAATCAGAATAGCCCCAAAAAGAAGAG GCGCAGGTTGGAACATGCTGGAGAAAGTGAGTCCTGCAAGCGTTGCAACTGTAAGAAATCAAAGTGTTTGAAACT TTATTGTGAATGTTTTGCCGCTGGTGTATACTGCATAGAGCCATGTTCATGTCAAGAGTGCTTCAACAAGCCTATTCATGAAGATACTGTTCTTGCAACTCGCAAACAGATTGAGTCCCGCAACCCTCTTGCATTTGCTCCAAAAGTGATTAGGAGCTCTGAATCTGTAACTGAAATTGGG GATGAATCCAGCAAAACCCCTGCTTCAGCTCGGCATAAAAGGGGATGCAACTGCAAGAAATCAAATTGCCTTAAGAAATACTGTGAATGCTATCAG GGTGGAGTCGGATGCTCTATTAGCTGCAGATGTGAAGGATGTAAGAATGCATTTGGTAGAAAGGATG GATGTGCTCCAATAGGTACAGAAGCTGatatagaagaagaaacagATGCATGTGAAATGGAAAAGGCTATACAGAAATCCGACATTCAGAACAATGAAGAGCAAAATCCAGCTACCACTCTTCCTACAACTCCACTAAGGCTAAGCAG CCAAAAACTTGGAAAGCCAAATATTCTCCGATCCCTACCCAAGTTAGGAAGGCGTTTCCAAACAGTTCCAGAAGATGAAATGCCTGAGATTCTCTGTGGCGACAGCTCTCCTAGTACTGGCATCAAATCTGCTTCTCCAAACAGTAAGAGGGTCTCTCCTCCTCATGGTGATTTTGGGTCATCTCCTAGTCGCCGGAGTGGCCGGAAGCTGATATTACAATCTATTCCTTCGTTTCCTTCTCTCACTCCCAAGCattga
- the LOC108989487 gene encoding protein tesmin/TSO1-like CXC 2 isoform X2, whose protein sequence is MDTPERNQIGTPISKFEDSPVFNYINSLSPIKPVKSIHITQTFNPLNFASLPSVFTSPHVNSHKESRFLKRHNCLDPSKPESSSGNGNKIGTNEGTGVDAAQLHDNSAELQENFDSEVSLKVASAQPSSEHSKFVIELPCTLKYDCGSPECGVTLSCDFEIGCMSELVSKSASLIQYGQEASGNGSSEGEVHLSEMCRIGQKKEGMECDWESLISDATDLLIFNSPNNSEAFKGSIQKSTDPRIRFSTSLMSELHQNDIKNLQTMQIVDPIGSGEQYETDNPSAETGEGNELQEIEQTQDNAAESNLSKGMSSHMREQVESEVAECIPYASKAVSNLHRGMRRRCLDFEMAGARRKALGDASNFSSSMLYEKINCYDKQLVAIKPSGDSSRCILPGIGLHLNALATTSKDQKNVKHESLSSGIQLYLPSSTASLHSPTNSQEPLHKSLTSVSAERDTDLAENGVSHVEDASQASAYLVSEELNQNSPKKKRRRLEHAGESESCKRCNCKKSKCLKLYCECFAAGVYCIEPCSCQECFNKPIHEDTVLATRKQIESRNPLAFAPKVIRSSESVTEIGDESSKTPASARHKRGCNCKKSNCLKKYCECYQGGVGCSISCRCEGCKNAFGRKDGCAPIGTEADIEEETDACEMEKAIQKSDIQNNEEQNPATTLPTTPLRLSRPLVPLPFSSNGKLSRSSFLTVGSSSGLYTSQKLGKPNILRSLPKLGRRFQTVPEDEMPEILCGDSSPSTGIKSASPNSKRVSPPHGDFGSSPSRRSGRKLILQSIPSFPSLTPKH, encoded by the exons ATGGACACTCCAGAGAGGAACCAGATCGGGACACCCATCTCTAAATTCGAG GATTCACCTGTCTTCAACTATATCAACAGTCTTTCTCCTATCAAGCCAGTTAAGTCCATACATATTACTCAGACGTTCAACCCGCTTAATTTCGCATCTCTTCCTTCTGTTTTCACTTCACCCCATGTCAATTCTCACAAGGAATCTAGGTTCCTGAAAAG ACATAACTGTCTAGATCCGTCAAAACCTGAGTCTTCATCTGGAAATGGAAATAAAATTGGCACAAATGAAGGAACTGGTGTGGATGCGGCTCAGTTGCACGATAACTCGGCTGAGCTACAAGAAAACTTTGATTCAGAGGTTTCACTTAAAGTAGCTTCTGCTCAGCCGTCAAGTGAACATTCAAAGTTTGTGATTGAGCTTCCATGTACCTTGAAATATGATTGTGGTAGTCCTGAATGTGGCGTAACACTTAGTTGTGATTTCGAGATTGGTTGTATGTCGGAATTGGTGAGCAAGTCAGCATCACTTATTCAATATGGCCAAGAGGCCTCCGGAAATGGTTCATCTGAAGGTGAAGTGCATCTATCTGAGATGTGCCGAATTGGCCAAAAGAAAGAAGGGATGGAATGTGATTGGGAGAGTTTAATTTCTGATGCAACTGATCTATTAATCTTTAATTCTCCCAATAACTCAGAAGCTTTTAAAGGGTCAATTCAGAAGTCAACGGACCCCCGAATAAGATTTTCTACTTCTCTTATGTCAGAACTCCATCAAAATGACATTAAAAACTTGCAAACAATGCAAATTGTTGATCCAATTGGTTCTGGTGAGCAGTATGAAACAGATAATCCTTCTGCTGAAACTGGAGAAGGCAATGAGCTTCAGGAAATAGAGCAGACACAGGACAATGCTGCTGAGAGTAATCTGAGTAAGGGTATGTCTAGCCATATGAGGGAGCAAGTGGAGAGTGAGGTGGCAGAATGCATTCCATATGCGTCTAAG GCCGTCTCTAATTTGCACCGTGGTATGCGAAGGCGCTGCCTAGATTTTGAGATGGCAGGAGCTCGTAGGAAGGCCTTAGGTGATGCTTCAAATTTTAGTTCTTCAATGCTATATGAGAAGATTAACTGTTATGATAAGCAGCTGGTTGCAATTAAACCTAGTGGAGATTCCTCTCGGTGCATTCTACCTGGAATTGGTTTGCACTTAAATGCTCTTGCAACAACTTCAAAGGATCAAAAAAATGTAAAGCATGAAAGTTTATCCTCTGGAATACAATTATATTTACCGAGCTCCACTGCTTCATTGCACTCCCCTACAAACAGTCAAGAACCACTTCATAAATCCTTGACCTCAGTCTCTGCTGAGAGAGACACGGATCTTGCTGAAAATGGGGTTTCTCATGTGGAAGATGCATCTCAGGCATCGGCATATTTAGTTAGTGAAGAGCTCAATCAGAATAGCCCCAAAAAGAAGAG GCGCAGGTTGGAACATGCTGGAGAAAGTGAGTCCTGCAAGCGTTGCAACTGTAAGAAATCAAAGTGTTTGAAACT TTATTGTGAATGTTTTGCCGCTGGTGTATACTGCATAGAGCCATGTTCATGTCAAGAGTGCTTCAACAAGCCTATTCATGAAGATACTGTTCTTGCAACTCGCAAACAGATTGAGTCCCGCAACCCTCTTGCATTTGCTCCAAAAGTGATTAGGAGCTCTGAATCTGTAACTGAAATTGGG GATGAATCCAGCAAAACCCCTGCTTCAGCTCGGCATAAAAGGGGATGCAACTGCAAGAAATCAAATTGCCTTAAGAAATACTGTGAATGCTATCAG GGTGGAGTCGGATGCTCTATTAGCTGCAGATGTGAAGGATGTAAGAATGCATTTGGTAGAAAGGATG GATGTGCTCCAATAGGTACAGAAGCTGatatagaagaagaaacagATGCATGTGAAATGGAAAAGGCTATACAGAAATCCGACATTCAGAACAATGAAGAGCAAAATCCAGCTACCACTCTTCCTACAACTCCACTAAGGCTAAGCAG ACCGTTGGTTCCGCTGCCATTTTCATCAAATGGCAAACTGTCAAGATCTTCTTTTCTTACTGTGGGGTCCTCTTCTGGATTATATACCAGCCAAAAACTTGGAAAGCCAAATATTCTCCGATCCCTACCCAAGTTAGGAAGGCGTTTCCAAACAGTTCCAGAAGATGAAATGCCTGAGATTCTCTGTGGCGACAGCTCTCCTAGTACTGGCATCAAATCTGCTTCTCCAAACAGTAAGAGGGTCTCTCCTCCTCATGGTGATTTTGGGTCATCTCCTAGTCGCCGGAGTGGCCGGAAGCTGATATTACAATCTATTCCTTCGTTTCCTTCTCTCACTCCCAAGCattga